From a region of the Vanrija pseudolonga chromosome 2, complete sequence genome:
- the rex4 gene encoding RNA exonuclease 4, producing the protein MTVIGLDRYVGIDCEMVRCNTENGLARVAIVDHTGKVLYHSYVFQHPKNVLDYKTDSERRLVGKLTPESGITKALLKDAPTVETVRKEVIEIIKSKIIVGHALFNDLAVLQHRHDYEDVRDTALFYPLRERMGVKTEGMYPGLRAMAKEVLGRDIQEGAHCPIEDARVTMEIFLKYRADYEKGLADGDDVVSGVPRAHAKWYW; encoded by the exons ATGACTGTCATCGGGCTCGACCGCTACGTCGGCATCG ACTGCGAAATGGTGCGCTGCAACACGGAGAATGGGCTGGCTCG GGTCGCAATCGTCGACCATACCGGCAAGGTCCTGTACCATTCCTACGTGTTCCAGCACCCGAAGAACGTGCTCGACTACAAGACGGACAGTGAGCGCCGACTCGTGggcaagctgacgccagaaTCGGGGATTACAAAGGCGCTCCTCAAGGACG cgccgaccgTCGAAACCGTCCGCAAGGAGGTGATTGAGATCATCAAGTCGAAGATTATCGTCGGGCATGCGCTCTTCAACGACCTGGCCGTCCTCCAGCACAGGCACGACTACGAGGACGTgcgcgacacggcgctcTTCTACCCGCTCCGCGAGCGCATGGGCGTCAAGACGGAGGGCATGTACCCCGGCCTGCGCGCCATGGCCAAGGAGGTGCTGGGACGCGATATCCAGGAGGGCGCCCACTGTCCC ATCGAGGACGCCCGCGTCACGATGGAAATCTTCCTCAAGTACCGTGCCGACTATGAGAAGGgccttgccgacggcgacgacgtcgtgtcGGGCGTCCCTCG cGCGCACGCCAAGTGGTACTGGTAA